From the Silvanigrella paludirubra genome, one window contains:
- a CDS encoding peroxiredoxin: MPVAKKVISPILLKPIKVKKFSVLDAESNKVTNEDILGNWNIIYFYPKDMTSGCTIEANDFQKKLKLFNSLNCNVIGVSKDSCLSHQKFMKKEGLSFLLLSDEEGKLCESFGVWKEKSMYGKKYMGIERSTFLINPEGLIIAEWRKVKVANHVDEVFAVLKDIIKNRD; the protein is encoded by the coding sequence ATGCCCGTAGCGAAAAAAGTAATTTCACCAATTTTATTAAAGCCAATTAAGGTTAAAAAATTTTCTGTTTTAGATGCAGAGTCTAATAAGGTAACAAATGAAGATATTTTAGGTAATTGGAATATCATTTATTTTTATCCGAAAGACATGACTTCTGGATGCACAATTGAAGCTAATGATTTTCAAAAAAAATTAAAATTATTTAATTCTCTTAATTGCAATGTAATTGGAGTTAGTAAAGATTCTTGTTTAAGTCACCAAAAATTTATGAAAAAAGAAGGTTTGAGTTTTTTGCTATTATCCGATGAAGAAGGAAAGCTCTGCGAATCATTTGGAGTATGGAAAGAAAAAAGCATGTATGGAAAAAAGTATATGGGAATTGAACGTTCCACTTTTTTAATCAACCCTGAGGGGCTTATTATTGCCGAATGGCGAAAAGTAAAAGTAGCTAACCATGTTGATGAAGTTTTTGCCGTTTTAAAAGATATTATAAAAAACAGAGATTAA
- a CDS encoding collagenase translates to MKKINYFNINNSLFSKIGFVVLSGFHIITSAQQNNSHNYDFDKSVQSCNENIGNIKNINDLFSNLELLDLKCFNKVSNFNPSLVEGYLNQENMLKIAQKAKELLENRYSTIKNSIHEISIQKQVLEQKQRDQLLKLVSILNTAYYLQSLNKNFVSNPQNEKQLKELIATITHTYAILIHYQKIYELKEEEKKSKVLSEEEKNLIKLNNEFKKLSKEVFGLIGSAKSYEESLNLIDYVTRNSRYITENNTLLIYSILPIQLALSASHDANGIYFKSEENINNFKNIIINIQNILKNDKGIINDSFYENYILEIGKFLRYKSVKDGIIETLREVIKKTTGGDLNDPKNKPSTFWLEATSALEYYEILNRDTCKTFTDANGADACKVKSKLSKSLFKNRYIYDEGSIVIYTSLNKDEANKIYFSMKQVENQYKNALQLFEPIKNDRNNRLYVYIYPTKKDYLDYKPYISDLDKEEDGGVYIDSRGAFYTFAGNQFLEDYVKHEYIHYLNSRYLYKNFANETNQLNPWKHMDWFIEGSADFFAGSKKTGIGISELRYNSFVTHKKVIPIYEILDSKYESEYSDRFYFTHFLFNKHRNIFDNFINFIKNNDTNKFINLIHELSRNEKLNLEFQNYVNNLNFKTGDIAKINNNISDFFEDITTFKESFQSIDQNSKCELLASSINSDSKKINQSARVSCSIKINLSEKNKLNKMLEIPKHSQTNCLYDKTNTMFICEGSVKLANFSDLSSSLKTKIQNLESEQFDRTFPIYNENFFFFKGDIYSSTLAKGNRDEGWYYEYVLRDQNTSFEVDPDGEYSFRNKENYEKVTKSVIINGKEVELTFFKFKDFDKRIFANKVPTRKVEQNNGSFYLISDISLYRNEGSIENTTDGFRVFDDKFRYDEVNDYDFKVIKQPIGSIVEINNRYMLRYINENPKDNDSITISVIRHNEKKGEITLPIDNSFNSDYFEDIKNEEIIIDETINYKVKDSYLDNYLYNNMNKETFMPGAKYNFTILKDLKCNISDLRDDGHFRFIKKQGCNDKTDEAIVTVTKVTNKGLFKVRTVKVIFSID, encoded by the coding sequence ATGAAAAAGATCAATTATTTTAATATTAACAATTCGTTATTTAGTAAAATTGGATTTGTTGTTTTATCTGGTTTTCATATAATAACTTCAGCACAACAAAATAATTCTCATAATTATGATTTTGATAAATCAGTACAATCATGTAATGAAAATATCGGTAATATTAAAAATATAAATGATTTATTTAGTAATTTAGAACTTTTAGATTTAAAATGCTTTAATAAAGTTTCTAATTTTAATCCAAGCTTAGTTGAAGGATATCTCAATCAAGAGAATATGCTCAAAATAGCCCAAAAAGCAAAAGAATTATTAGAAAATCGTTATAGCACCATAAAAAATTCAATCCATGAAATAAGTATACAAAAACAAGTTTTAGAACAGAAACAAAGAGACCAGCTTTTAAAATTAGTAAGTATTCTTAATACAGCTTATTATTTACAATCTCTAAATAAAAATTTTGTTTCTAATCCACAAAACGAGAAGCAACTAAAAGAATTAATTGCTACAATCACTCATACATATGCAATTTTAATTCATTATCAAAAAATATATGAGCTTAAAGAAGAAGAGAAAAAATCAAAAGTACTTTCTGAAGAAGAGAAAAACTTAATTAAGTTAAATAATGAGTTTAAAAAATTATCTAAAGAAGTTTTTGGATTAATTGGTTCAGCAAAATCCTACGAAGAATCTTTAAATTTAATAGATTATGTTACAAGAAATTCTCGCTATATTACAGAAAATAATACTCTTCTAATATACTCAATTTTACCAATTCAACTTGCATTATCCGCTTCACACGATGCAAACGGAATTTATTTTAAATCTGAAGAAAATATAAATAATTTTAAGAATATTATTATTAATATTCAAAATATTTTAAAAAATGATAAAGGAATCATTAATGATTCCTTTTATGAAAATTATATTTTAGAAATTGGCAAATTTTTAAGATATAAAAGTGTTAAAGATGGAATTATTGAGACCCTTAGAGAAGTAATTAAAAAAACAACTGGTGGCGATTTAAATGATCCCAAAAACAAACCATCTACCTTTTGGCTAGAAGCAACTTCTGCATTAGAATATTATGAAATTTTAAATAGAGACACTTGTAAAACGTTTACTGATGCAAATGGAGCGGACGCTTGTAAAGTAAAATCCAAATTAAGCAAATCTTTATTCAAAAATAGATATATTTACGATGAAGGTAGTATTGTCATTTACACTTCTTTAAACAAAGATGAGGCAAATAAAATTTATTTTTCAATGAAACAAGTTGAAAATCAATATAAAAATGCTTTACAATTATTTGAACCCATTAAAAATGATAGAAATAATAGGCTATATGTTTATATTTATCCGACAAAAAAAGACTATCTTGATTATAAACCATACATAAGCGATCTTGATAAAGAAGAAGACGGTGGTGTTTATATAGATAGCAGGGGAGCGTTTTATACCTTTGCTGGGAATCAATTTTTAGAAGATTATGTAAAACATGAATATATTCACTATTTGAATAGTAGATATTTATATAAAAATTTTGCAAATGAAACAAATCAACTAAATCCTTGGAAACATATGGATTGGTTTATCGAAGGTTCTGCAGATTTTTTTGCTGGTAGTAAAAAAACTGGAATTGGAATTTCTGAGTTAAGATATAATTCTTTTGTAACTCATAAAAAAGTGATTCCTATTTATGAAATATTAGATTCAAAATATGAATCAGAATATTCTGATAGATTTTATTTTACTCATTTTCTATTTAATAAACATAGAAATATTTTTGATAATTTCATAAATTTTATTAAGAATAATGATACAAATAAATTTATAAATTTAATTCATGAATTATCAAGAAATGAAAAATTAAATTTAGAGTTTCAAAATTATGTAAATAATTTAAACTTTAAAACTGGCGATATTGCAAAAATAAACAACAATATTAGTGATTTTTTTGAAGATATAACTACGTTTAAAGAAAGCTTTCAATCTATTGATCAAAACAGCAAATGTGAACTTTTAGCAAGTAGCATAAATTCTGATAGTAAAAAAATAAATCAAAGTGCTCGTGTATCTTGCTCTATTAAAATAAATCTATCAGAAAAAAATAAATTAAATAAAATGCTAGAAATTCCTAAACACAGTCAAACAAACTGTTTATATGATAAAACAAATACAATGTTTATCTGCGAAGGGTCTGTAAAATTAGCAAATTTTTCTGATTTATCAAGCTCTCTTAAAACAAAAATTCAAAACCTTGAATCAGAACAATTTGATAGAACTTTCCCAATATATAATGAGAATTTTTTCTTTTTTAAAGGTGATATTTACTCTTCTACCCTTGCAAAAGGTAATAGAGACGAGGGTTGGTATTATGAATATGTTTTAAGAGATCAAAACACTTCGTTTGAAGTCGATCCCGATGGTGAATACTCATTTCGCAATAAAGAAAACTATGAAAAAGTTACAAAATCTGTAATCATTAATGGTAAAGAAGTTGAATTGACCTTTTTCAAATTTAAAGATTTCGATAAAAGAATTTTTGCTAATAAAGTGCCTACAAGAAAAGTAGAACAAAATAATGGCAGTTTTTATTTAATTTCTGATATTAGCTTATACAGAAATGAGGGAAGCATTGAAAATACAACCGATGGCTTTAGAGTTTTTGATGATAAATTTAGATACGATGAAGTTAATGATTATGACTTTAAAGTAATAAAACAGCCAATAGGTTCTATAGTAGAAATCAACAATCGTTATATGCTTCGCTATATAAATGAAAATCCTAAAGATAATGATTCAATCACTATTTCAGTAATAAGACATAATGAAAAAAAAGGTGAAATTACATTACCAATAGACAATAGTTTTAACAGTGATTATTTTGAAGATATTAAAAATGAAGAAATAATTATTGATGAAACAATTAATTATAAAGTCAAAGATAGCTATCTTGATAATTATCTTTATAATAATATGAATAAAGAAACATTTATGCCAGGAGCTAAATACAATTTTACAATACTTAAAGATTTAAAATGCAATATATCAGATTTAAGAGATGACGGTCATTTTAGATTCATCAAAAAACAAGGTTGTAATGATAAAACAGATGAAGCTATTGTAACTGTAACAAAGGTAACAAACAAAGGATTGTTTAAAGTTAGAACTGTGAAAGTCATTTTCTCTATTGATTAA
- the rdgC gene encoding recombination-associated protein RdgC, with protein sequence MPIATGSLAIKRFQILSPSKDISFQWILERVQKAFISPIDLDDTREEASGFCHPFTGEAKIDNPHSLIYENVFLFGMRSDKKKIPATYMKLQLRAALDALGHEKEDAQGSIKKVGKKIRESVKDRLKEELLKNTLPSVKLTEILWNLKSNQIWLTSASSSVVLEFEKLFADAFELPIAVVNSGTATLDFESIQLGLNPNLQPYLDLSPVALATADHRKNTHQIEKREVEAPLF encoded by the coding sequence ATGCCTATTGCAACTGGATCTCTAGCGATTAAGCGCTTTCAAATATTATCCCCAAGTAAAGATATTTCTTTTCAGTGGATATTAGAGCGTGTGCAAAAAGCTTTCATTTCTCCAATAGATCTTGATGATACAAGGGAAGAAGCATCTGGTTTTTGTCATCCATTTACAGGTGAAGCAAAAATAGACAATCCTCATTCCTTGATTTATGAAAACGTATTTTTATTTGGAATGCGTTCCGATAAGAAAAAAATTCCTGCGACTTATATGAAATTACAATTACGAGCCGCTCTTGATGCTTTAGGGCACGAAAAAGAAGATGCACAAGGCTCAATTAAAAAAGTGGGAAAAAAAATTCGCGAATCGGTTAAAGATAGACTAAAAGAGGAACTTTTAAAAAATACTTTACCATCTGTGAAGCTAACTGAAATTTTATGGAATTTAAAATCAAATCAAATTTGGTTAACATCCGCTTCATCTTCTGTTGTTTTAGAATTTGAAAAGTTATTTGCAGACGCATTTGAATTGCCAATTGCTGTTGTTAACTCTGGTACTGCGACCCTAGATTTTGAAAGTATACAATTGGGTCTTAATCCTAATTTACAGCCTTATTTAGATCTTTCCCCTGTTGCATTAGCAACAGCAGATCATAGAAAAAATACACATCAAATTGAAAAACGAGAAGTTGAGGCTCCTTTGTTTTAG
- a CDS encoding zinc-binding alcohol dehydrogenase family protein — MFTFKAFYNENKNQISFKKTEEELPKLNSKDLLVKIEAVSLNPVDFKVASGLLNKPNDQKTLGWDASGIVVKVGSEVKNFKIGDHVYYAGAIDRPGSNSEYQVVDERIVGQKPKSLTFKEAAALPLTAITAYEALFTQLQISKNISDKPKKVLLVGAAGGVGSIAIQLLKSLTSSIVIATASRKESEDWVKSLGADYVINHNNDFLKELNRIGFQDVDYIFCINGLESHFENMANSIKTFGKIVTIDDPVNPLNMMLLKMKSVSFSWEFMFTHSLYQTEDMISQHKLLNEVSQLVDLNKIKTTIGLDLGIMNEVNLEKSHELLKTQKTIGKIVLGVNE; from the coding sequence ATGTTCACATTTAAAGCTTTTTATAATGAAAATAAAAATCAAATTTCATTTAAAAAAACAGAAGAAGAATTACCAAAATTAAATTCCAAAGATTTATTAGTAAAAATAGAAGCTGTTAGCTTAAACCCAGTAGATTTTAAAGTTGCTAGTGGTTTATTAAATAAACCGAATGATCAAAAAACTTTAGGTTGGGATGCATCGGGAATTGTTGTTAAAGTTGGTAGTGAAGTGAAAAACTTCAAAATTGGAGATCATGTATATTATGCTGGAGCAATCGATCGTCCCGGTTCAAATTCTGAATATCAAGTAGTAGATGAAAGAATTGTAGGTCAAAAACCAAAAAGTTTAACATTTAAAGAAGCAGCTGCTCTACCTTTGACAGCAATAACAGCATATGAAGCTTTGTTTACACAACTACAAATTTCAAAAAACATTTCTGACAAACCAAAAAAAGTTTTACTTGTAGGTGCCGCTGGCGGTGTTGGATCTATTGCTATCCAACTTTTAAAATCATTAACTTCTTCTATCGTTATTGCTACAGCGTCTCGCAAAGAATCTGAAGATTGGGTAAAATCTTTAGGTGCAGATTATGTGATCAATCATAATAATGACTTTTTAAAGGAGTTAAATCGAATTGGTTTTCAAGATGTGGACTATATATTTTGTATAAATGGGCTTGAATCTCACTTTGAAAACATGGCAAATTCAATCAAAACATTTGGAAAAATTGTAACAATAGATGATCCTGTAAATCCATTGAATATGATGTTACTAAAAATGAAAAGCGTTTCTTTTTCATGGGAATTTATGTTTACTCATTCTTTATATCAAACGGAAGACATGATTTCACAACATAAATTATTGAATGAGGTTTCTCAACTAGTAGATTTAAATAAAATAAAAACTACTATAGGTTTAGATTTAGGAATAATGAATGAAGTAAATTTAGAAAAATCACATGAACTTTTAAAAACACAAAAAACAATTGGAAAGATTGTTTTAGGAGTAAATGAGTAA
- a CDS encoding LysR family transcriptional regulator, whose amino-acid sequence MKISNLDDIYAFIYVYQERSFTEAAKKLKISKAAISNKINNLEEKVGFPLFIRSTRNVTPTQDALILFQYAQKLIDSLKEFESSLNQSQEMQGKIHLTCSTAIATSFVSEQITKFLSLYPKIKIELTVTDSYLDLIENNIDLAIRIGNLESTSLHGKKLGANKLIFCATPSYLNKFGTPQTLTELKKHNLVFLEIHEKILFKKSKIKLGEYSEKRSLISNQSNVLNQYAIEGQAIAIRSYWDLKKYLLSKELIEIHLEDQLEDYGSVWLLTPTGKLQNNRVKTLFNFLSKNWLNQ is encoded by the coding sequence ATGAAAATTAGTAATTTAGATGATATTTATGCATTTATATATGTTTACCAAGAAAGAAGTTTTACGGAAGCGGCTAAAAAGTTAAAAATATCCAAAGCTGCTATATCTAATAAAATTAATAATTTAGAAGAAAAAGTTGGGTTTCCATTATTTATTAGAAGTACAAGAAATGTAACGCCCACTCAAGATGCTCTAATTTTATTTCAATATGCTCAAAAACTAATAGATTCTTTGAAAGAGTTTGAATCTTCTTTAAATCAATCGCAAGAAATGCAGGGTAAAATACACTTAACTTGTTCAACTGCAATAGCTACAAGTTTTGTTAGCGAACAAATCACAAAATTTTTATCACTCTATCCAAAAATCAAAATTGAACTAACAGTTACAGATAGTTATTTGGATTTAATTGAAAATAATATTGATTTAGCAATCAGAATTGGAAATTTAGAATCGACATCTCTTCATGGAAAAAAATTGGGTGCAAATAAATTAATTTTTTGTGCAACACCATCATATTTAAATAAATTTGGAACTCCTCAAACCTTAACAGAATTAAAGAAACATAATTTGGTTTTTCTTGAAATACATGAGAAAATATTATTTAAAAAAAGTAAAATAAAATTAGGCGAGTATTCTGAAAAGCGAAGTCTGATTTCAAATCAATCCAATGTTTTAAATCAATACGCAATTGAGGGGCAAGCAATAGCAATACGTTCTTATTGGGACCTTAAAAAATATTTATTATCTAAGGAATTGATAGAAATTCATTTAGAAGACCAGTTGGAAGACTATGGGAGTGTTTGGTTATTAACTCCAACTGGTAAACTTCAAAACAATCGAGTTAAAACTTTGTTTAACTTCTTATCTAAAAACTGGCTTAATCAATAG